TAGTTTTAAATTTTATTGATTTTTACCTTAAGATTTAGTTTGTAATACCTTCCCCAGTCAGGTATTTCTTCTTTATCTAGAGGTATTATTTCGGCCAAAATGTTTCGTTCAGTTGGCTCATATTTTTTTTGAAATTCAGTGGGTGCTTTGTAGGTAGAGATATATAATTTGTTAATGATACCTTTTGAAAGAGATTTGTCTGGAAACTCTACATATACTAAACTTCCTTTTTTGACTCTAGCAATATCCTTAATGTTGAAATAGGCTTTGATAAATACCTTTTCTACATTATGTATGGTCATAACATTTTCTGTTTTGTAACAAACTTCTTCGCTGTTCTTTAATATTTGTCCTATAATGCCTGTAATAGGGGAGTTATAGGTGTTTGTAAAGTTTTGATCCCCAGAGTTTATATTGTTGTTGTTTCCTTTATTACGAGTGTCTTTTTTTAAAAGTGACAGTAAGTATATTTCATTCTTTAAAAGGTCGATATCACCTTTTAATTTTAGTTTTTGGTTAATGATTTCATCAACTTTGTTTTTAGTATAAACATCTAACAGTACTAGTTTGATGATTTGTTTTTCTTGAGCCTCTATAAGTTTCAATCGATTTATTAAATGTTGTAGTTTGACATATTTTAAGCGTATTTGGCGTAGTATGTCATCATAGTCAGATGAATATTTCTCTTTTTTATCAATGTTCTTCAAAACAATAGAGGCATCACTGTCAAAATCATCTTGGAAATAGTTAAAGAGGTTCGTGTTTAGTTGAACAGTATCCCCTTCATTAATGAAAATTTCCTTTACGCGAATGTCATTGGTAAAGTTTACATCTACTTTTTCCATAAGCATTTGCCCATTTCCATAAACCCAAACTGTTTTTTTGTAAATGAAACTTCCTAACCAAATAATTAAAAGAATCAGCAAAATGAAGTATAAAACTCTGTCAAAGTTGAGTTTCTTCTTCTTTATTTTAGGCTCTTTTAATGTTCTAATTATAGCCTTGCCTTTTTTGTAACTAAATTTTTTCATTAGAATATTCTTTTAAGTTCTTTTTGAAGGTATTGGACTACGGTTGTAAATTTTTCATTTTCAAATACCGTTTTGAAAGGAATATTGTTTTTGGTCAAATAATTTTTAGCGCTCAAGTCATTATGAAGGACATAAATTATTTTTTGTTGTTTAGCTTCCAATATTTGCAGTTGAAATTTTAGCGAATAATTCTCATTTGATTGCACTAGTAAAGAGGGGTTGGTTTCTTGAAAAGTGTAATAATAAGGGGTTACTAAGCTGTTAATATTTGTACTATTATGTAATTCATATACATGAGATAAAATCGTGTATAATTGACGTTTAACTTGAATTATGTTCTGTAATATTTTAAATTGTTCTTCTATTAATCCTAAAATTAAGTATCCGGTTTCTTCATTATCGAATTCCTCTTTAATAACCTTTAATATTCGAATTCGTTCATTCGTAACATCCCAGTTCTTGTATTGATTTTGTAAGTCTTTTAATTTTTCATTGTAGGCATTTACTTGAGTAATTACTCTATTTAATTTTCCCACTTCTTTATCTGCAAGTCTGGCATCGACTAAATCTAGCTCTTGCTTGATGATTTTTTTTCTATGGTTAAAACGAATTGGAGCTTTAAAGCGAATACCAACACTTGGATAATATTGATCTGTTGAGGTGGTAATTAGATAGTTTTGACTTGCATAAATAGATAAAGAATACTTATTAATAGCTCTATGCTTCAAAACAACATTTTCTTGTAAATAGGGAGTTTCATCTAGACGCATATTTCGAAGCTGCAAACTGTCAATACTTAAGATAAACAAAGGAAGCTTGTTTACGTTTCTATTGGTTATAGAAACACTATCTTTTATAATTTTATTTTCTTTTTGAATAACATCAATCTGTTTTTTTAGGATATGAATTTGGTTTCCAACTTTTATTAAAGGTTCTCGTTTTATTAATTTTTTGCTATAAACATTGTTTAGGAAATCGAAATATTGATTTTCGAAGTCTAGAAATTTTTCAAATAAGCTTAAAGCTTCCTTATTATAAATATAACTGTAGTCAATTCTAAACTGTCTGCGCCAAAGTACTTTTTGTGCTTTTAAGTTTTGATATTTTAATATACCTATTTCATTACATAGCTGTTTAGATTTGGTTTTGTTATGTACGAATCCGCTTTTAAGAATATTCCATTCAAGTTCAAAGTTTACACGTCCAACAGTAAATATGTTTGTTTCAGACTCTAAAATGTTTCTAAAATTATAGTTGGCATTGGCTTTAAATACAAGCCCAACATCTTGTAAAAACTGTGAAGCTTCTAATTGTTTTAAATTGATAAGAATACTATTGCTATTTCTTGAGTCATCTAACTCCGTCGAAAACTGAAATAAGTTTTCACTTTGCAACGTTTGTGAAAAATCGAGCGTGCTCTTAGCTTCCTTATAAATTAATTCAGAATTCAGAATTAAATTATCTAAAGACTGGGAACGAATAGAAAATGGTATGGATACGAATAGAATAAACATATATTTTAATAATCGATTTTCTAACAATATTCTCTTTTTTATGTACGCTACCTTATGGCACGTACGTTAACATAACCGCGTGCTTATACAGTTTAAAAGTTTTTACTTTTAAATTTAAGGGGGAGTGAAAAATCTATTGATTTAATGTGTCAGATAACAAAGGTTATCAGGGTTTAAAAATTCATGAAAACCTAAATAAATTGTAAAATGATAAGAAATGTGATTTAAGAAACATTAGGCTCACCTTCTTAGGTGAAGAATTGTAAGCAGGATTTTCTGCTTTTTTTGAATTTCGATAGGACGTATTTTTCCTATCTATAAATAAGTAATTTCTCATAGTTGCGGGGGGCTAAATTAAACTTACTTTCTATAGTTAATACTATTGTAGAGTGCTTGTTTTCAGTGCTCTATAATCTAAATATAGGGCAAGAAACCAAAATATAAAAAAAACGGTTGTTTTTTTCGATGAATGGAAGTAAAGATGATAATATTTACTAATTATAGTGTTTTAACAACTTGGTATGGTGTTCTGTATGGTAGGCAGTCCACATGATTATTTCTCGTATGGGCATTTTACCCATTAATGGATGAGGGAGTATAAGATTGTCTAAATCTTTGTCTTTCCATTTGTTTGTTTTATGCTGTAGCTTTTTGTTCTGTATTTCAAGTGTGGTTAACAGTTGGTTATATTTTTCTAGGTTGGGAGTTGTAACTTTGCTGTTAAAAGCTCTAGCTCTATCTTGGTTTTTAGAAAGTTTCTCCTGATACCTTTTAACAATATCTTCATATGGACGAACAGCTCTATTTGATTTTCCGAATTTATACTTTAAAATAAACTTAGGAAAACTCAACGCGTGATTTACCTTTTTAATAGAATCAACCAGATGAACAATATGTTGTCCTGTTGACCATTTATTATTAGGTTCTTTGTTAAAAGCATCTTCAGGTTGATTTTGAATCCAATCAAATAATTCTTGATGTTTTTCTTCTAATAATGCGGTGATGTTTTCCTTTGTCATTGATATCATATTATTATATGTGTCAATATAATAAATATTAATTTGTCAGTGAGGGAAGAATATGCTCTTCAAGTATTGTTTCTGGTAACTGTGTTCGTTTACTATTATAATTTCCAGCAGTAATAACACATACTACTTTTAATTTGGGAACGATAACTATGTATTGTCCACCATTACCTCGAGCTTCAATAGAAGTATAATGTTGGTTTTCTCTGTTATAACTATGATGCCACCACAAGTAACCATATTCATTTTTGTTTTTAACATTATCAAGTTGATGATATTTTTTTACTGATTTTTTAATCCATGCTTTAGAGATTATTTGGTCTCCATTCCATTTTCCTTGTTGTAAATATAATTGCCCAAATTTTACCATGTCTCTTGGAGTTAAATAGATACCACCGGCAAAATAAGGTTGGCCTGTGAGATCCTTTTGCACAGCATAGTTTTGAATATTCAAAGGTTTAAATAAATATTGATCCATATATAACTGTATTGGAGTAGGAGATACCTTTTGTAAAATAATACCCAATAAAAATGGATTTGCAGAACCATACTGCGCCTTGGTTCCAGGGGGATACACCATAGGAGCAGATAGTACAGTTTGTAGCCAGTTGGGAGAGTTCTGATACGTTTGCTCAGAAGCTTTAGAACTAACATCTAAACCAGAACTCATGGTTAATAAGTCTTTTATAGTAATTAGTGACTTTAGACTATCTTTTGTGCTTTGATATTGTTTAGGAATATATTGGTAAAGTAATTGATTTTCATTTTTTAATAACCCCTTATCTATAGCAATTCCCGTAATTGCAGAAGTAATACTTTTTGAAGCAGATCTTTGATCATGAGGTGTTTGAGAAGTATATCCGTTAAAGTACTGTTCGTACACCATATTACCGTTTTTAGAAACAAGTATGCTATGAATATTAGGAAGTTTGTTTGACAAAATGTCGTTTTCTAATCGTTTTAGTGGTAAGTTATTTTTTACTTTGGTTTGTAGTGAGTTTAGATTTGGATACTGCCATTCTTTGCTTGATTTTTTAAGTTGAACAGAAGTAATCACCTTGTTTAATAGGAGTATATTTAAATTAATCGTATTTTTTGATAAGCTTCCTTTAAAATGTAAACCAGTTCTAAAATCTTGAAAACTTATAATGTTATTTTGTTTCTGAGCATTCATGCACCAAGTACCAGCAAACCTTTTGTCTCCAAAAAAAGGATAGGCGTCAAAAGAACCCTTATGAATATTTTCTATACTTAGAAAAATTGCTTTTGAAAGAAGCTTTTCTAATAAAAAGATATTCCATTTACCACTATAGGTATTATTTTCATTTTTGGTAAGTGTTACATGATAAAAATAGATTCCAGAGCTAATAAATCCGTTAATTTCAGATCCGTTTTTCTCCATCATTCCACTAAAAAAAGTAGTTTCATTAAGAGCAAACTCAATTGTTTTTTTGCTTGAAGAAATTATGTTTTTCTGTATGCTGAAATCTTGGTTAGATATAGAAAGCTTATATTTTCTATTACCAAGTACTTCCAAAGAAACATCAAAATTAAATATATGTTCATGTTTAAAAGTTCCTTCCCAATGTCCTTCATAATCTTTTATGTTGGTTTGAGCGTAGGTAAACGTGTTGGTTAATAGTAGAAAATAACAAAATTGTAGTATTAAAAGTCTCATAATTATATATTTATAAATACAAAGATGTATGAACTGTAATGCTTAAAATTGTAAATTATTAACCTTCTGAATAATTTTAGAAATTTTTAAAGGGGATTGCTGATATATTCTTTTAAAGGAATTGATAAAGTGACTCTGATCAAAAAAACCACATTCATAACATATCTCAGTCATAGATAATTTATTTTGTGCGATTAGAATTAGTGCTTTGTTCACTTTTTGAGTCCTAATATAATTTCCAATAGTTGAATTGAAGTATTGAGGAAACTTACGAGATAGGTATACAGGATGTATGTTTAACAGAGTAGCCAATTCATTTAAACTAAGAGATGCTATTTCCTTAGAATGTAAAATATCTCTGAGTTGTAATACCCATAAAGGAGGTTTTTTATGAAGCGTGTTGTTTTGTTCTTGTGAAAAATCAAGGGAACCGCTCAGAAGCATTTCAATACTTAAGAAGCTTTCAGTGTCTTGAATTTTAGATTCAATAAAAATTTTATTTATGAATTGTTTAACTAGTGGATTAAGGATATGAATACTCCCTTGATTTTTTTCAAATGGGAGATGATTGTTTTCAAACCAATCAGGGCTAATTTCAATATGGAAGCCTCTTGTATATTTAGGAGGTTTAGTATTAAAGTGAGCATCTTGCCAATTATGAAAAACTAAATCACCGGGAGAAAGATAATATCCTTCTTTTTTGTTTTCTTCATATACTTCTCCTTGTAAAATATAGGTAAAATAGGGCGTTTCGTGATAATGCCAATCCACTTTATCATGAATATATTCAGTATCTGTTATACAGATTCCGTTGTATATTACTTTTTGATAATGGTTTCCGAAGAAATTACCTTTAGTTAGTTTCATCATAAGTTTTCAAACTCATTTATACCTATTAAACAATCGTTTAATATGAAGACGAGGTAGTCATGAGTTTGTAACTATGAGTTCTTTATTTCGTATAAAACACAATTTTCCAGTTTAGGAAACTCTTTTAGTAAAGGATGTGTAAATTCTTTTGTTTTTGTCATTCCAATCTTTTCCATGACTGTAATAGACGGAATGTTGATAGCAGGAGCAACAGATACTATTTCTTTAATTTTTAGTGTCTTAAAAGCATGTTTTAAACAAGCCTTAGCACCTTCGGTGGCGTACCCTTTTCCCCAATGGCGAGGATGTAATCTCCAACCAATATCTATAGAAGGGTTAAAATCTATCTCGTAGGTCTGTTCAGATAAACCTATAAATCCAATAAATTCTTTCGTTTCTATAGTTTCAACAGCAAAATAACAGAAGTTGTTTTTATCAAATTGTTCTCGCATTCGTTGAATAAAAGCTTTTGCTTGATTCTTTGTTTGAGTAGAAGGGAAGTAACGCATTACCTCTTCATTAGAATTAAGCTCGAATAACTCATCAATATCTGAAGTTTTCCAGTTTCTAAAGCCTAATCGATCTGATGTAAAAAGATAGTTTTCCATAGAGGCAAAATTAAGAATCCTACTTATAAATCATCAGTAAAATGTTTACGAGTTTTTTGCTCAGAAAACTTCTCTTGATTATATGCTTTTGAATTGTTTTTAGGAATGGATAATGAGTTCCAAGTGTCATTTTTAAGTAGTTTTCCTAAAAAAACAATTTGACCTATATGGTATGGATAATGGCATATTTGTCGGTTAATAGCTTCAGTTACGGTATGCCCTTGATTTCTTATATAGATAATACGTTCTAAATCTTCATCTTTTAAAGATTGAATAGTATTTAGAAAAATATTCCATCCTTTTTCCCAATATGTCAATACTTCTTCTCTAGAGGCAAATGTGTTAATAAACTCGTCATCTCTATTTCTCCATTCCTTTTCTCCATCCTCTGTGAAAAAATTAGTCCATCTAGAAAGCATGTTTCCAGCAATATGTTTAGCTATAATAGCAATGGAGTTACTTTCTTTATTCACTTGATGAAAAAGTTGTTCATCACTAAGCTGACTAAAAGTTTGATCACCTAAACCTTTATAATAGATAATTTGTTTGTATACACTATTTAAATAAGAATTTTCCATAAAAAAAGAACTGTTTTTTAAACAGCTCTAATTTACAATATTTTGTAATGATATTATTTCGGAATAAATTCTAAAGCTACCCCATTAATACAATGTCTTTGCCCGGTGGTATTTCTTGGACCATCATCAAAAGAATGTCCCAGATGACCACCACAAGTATTACATTTTAACTCGGTACGAGCATATCCAATCTTATAATCAACATCAAATTCAACATTTCCTTTTATTTCTCTATCAAAAGATGGCCAACCTGAACGAGAATCGTATTTGTGTTCAGATTTATATAATGGAGTTTTACAACCTGCACATACATAAATCCCTTTTTTATAGTTTTTATTAAGTGGACTTGTGAATGGACGTTCGGTACCAGCTTCTCTTAAAACATAATATTGCTTAGGAGTTAAAGCTTTTTTCCATTCTTCATTGGTTTTGGTTATCTTATATTTTTTAGTGCTTTCTTTTTTTGAAGATTGAGCAGAAATAGAAAAACATGTTGATAAAAATAGAACCGATAAAACTAAAAATTTGTTCATTCGTTTTTGGTGATAAAATTTACAATTCTAGAAGTAACTCCTTGATCACGTAAAATTTTAGTATGACCTAAACCCCTTGTAACAAAAAGACTTCCTTTTTGTAAATTTTGACGAATACTCACGGCATTACTTACAAGAACATCACCATCATTTGAATCATGAACAACTAAAGTTGGTATATCAACCTTTTTTGCAACGACGCTAGAAGCGTGTAAATCAATATCTCTGTCCCATTTTTTATCAAACAAATTCTTCATTTTTTTTGCAATCAATGGTTGTAGCTTTAGATTGTTAGTGAAATTTAAAAGAATATCAGATATTTTATCTCCAGAACCTACCGTGACTAATTTTTTAATGGCAAAGCCTTCTGAAACAGCGTTGTATAAGCACATGCCTCCAAAAGAATGTCCAATTGCCGCTTCAAACGGGCCAAACTGCTTAT
The sequence above is a segment of the Tenacibaculum sp. 190130A14a genome. Coding sequences within it:
- a CDS encoding HlyD family efflux transporter periplasmic adaptor subunit — translated: MKKFSYKKGKAIIRTLKEPKIKKKKLNFDRVLYFILLILLIIWLGSFIYKKTVWVYGNGQMLMEKVDVNFTNDIRVKEIFINEGDTVQLNTNLFNYFQDDFDSDASIVLKNIDKKEKYSSDYDDILRQIRLKYVKLQHLINRLKLIEAQEKQIIKLVLLDVYTKNKVDEIINQKLKLKGDIDLLKNEIYLLSLLKKDTRNKGNNNNINSGDQNFTNTYNSPITGIIGQILKNSEEVCYKTENVMTIHNVEKVFIKAYFNIKDIARVKKGSLVYVEFPDKSLSKGIINKLYISTYKAPTEFQKKYEPTERNILAEIIPLDKEEIPDWGRYYKLNLKVKINKI
- a CDS encoding DinB family protein, with amino-acid sequence MTKENITALLEEKHQELFDWIQNQPEDAFNKEPNNKWSTGQHIVHLVDSIKKVNHALSFPKFILKYKFGKSNRAVRPYEDIVKRYQEKLSKNQDRARAFNSKVTTPNLEKYNQLLTTLEIQNKKLQHKTNKWKDKDLDNLILPHPLMGKMPIREIIMWTAYHTEHHTKLLKHYN
- a CDS encoding serine hydrolase codes for the protein MRLLILQFCYFLLLTNTFTYAQTNIKDYEGHWEGTFKHEHIFNFDVSLEVLGNRKYKLSISNQDFSIQKNIISSSKKTIEFALNETTFFSGMMEKNGSEINGFISSGIYFYHVTLTKNENNTYSGKWNIFLLEKLLSKAIFLSIENIHKGSFDAYPFFGDKRFAGTWCMNAQKQNNIISFQDFRTGLHFKGSLSKNTINLNILLLNKVITSVQLKKSSKEWQYPNLNSLQTKVKNNLPLKRLENDILSNKLPNIHSILVSKNGNMVYEQYFNGYTSQTPHDQRSASKSITSAITGIAIDKGLLKNENQLLYQYIPKQYQSTKDSLKSLITIKDLLTMSSGLDVSSKASEQTYQNSPNWLQTVLSAPMVYPPGTKAQYGSANPFLLGIILQKVSPTPIQLYMDQYLFKPLNIQNYAVQKDLTGQPYFAGGIYLTPRDMVKFGQLYLQQGKWNGDQIISKAWIKKSVKKYHQLDNVKNKNEYGYLWWHHSYNRENQHYTSIEARGNGGQYIVIVPKLKVVCVITAGNYNSKRTQLPETILEEHILPSLTN
- a CDS encoding helix-turn-helix transcriptional regulator; translation: MMKLTKGNFFGNHYQKVIYNGICITDTEYIHDKVDWHYHETPYFTYILQGEVYEENKKEGYYLSPGDLVFHNWQDAHFNTKPPKYTRGFHIEISPDWFENNHLPFEKNQGSIHILNPLVKQFINKIFIESKIQDTESFLSIEMLLSGSLDFSQEQNNTLHKKPPLWVLQLRDILHSKEIASLSLNELATLLNIHPVYLSRKFPQYFNSTIGNYIRTQKVNKALILIAQNKLSMTEICYECGFFDQSHFINSFKRIYQQSPLKISKIIQKVNNLQF
- a CDS encoding GNAT family N-acetyltransferase, with amino-acid sequence MENYLFTSDRLGFRNWKTSDIDELFELNSNEEVMRYFPSTQTKNQAKAFIQRMREQFDKNNFCYFAVETIETKEFIGFIGLSEQTYEIDFNPSIDIGWRLHPRHWGKGYATEGAKACLKHAFKTLKIKEIVSVAPAINIPSITVMEKIGMTKTKEFTHPLLKEFPKLENCVLYEIKNS
- a CDS encoding DUF1572 family protein, coding for MENSYLNSVYKQIIYYKGLGDQTFSQLSDEQLFHQVNKESNSIAIIAKHIAGNMLSRWTNFFTEDGEKEWRNRDDEFINTFASREEVLTYWEKGWNIFLNTIQSLKDEDLERIIYIRNQGHTVTEAINRQICHYPYHIGQIVFLGKLLKNDTWNSLSIPKNNSKAYNQEKFSEQKTRKHFTDDL
- the msrB gene encoding peptide-methionine (R)-S-oxide reductase MsrB, whose product is MNKFLVLSVLFLSTCFSISAQSSKKESTKKYKITKTNEEWKKALTPKQYYVLREAGTERPFTSPLNKNYKKGIYVCAGCKTPLYKSEHKYDSRSGWPSFDREIKGNVEFDVDYKIGYARTELKCNTCGGHLGHSFDDGPRNTTGQRHCINGVALEFIPK
- a CDS encoding alpha/beta hydrolase, producing the protein MNLKSTSLFPQSLSIPRPIIFLAKTLQFFSNNLVTKFGAKLFITPISFPVPKREHVMFESAQKQTITIDTIKKNVQVLSYGYSTKKVLLVHGWAGRSTQMYMLADKLLEKGYMVISFDGPAHGKSTGKTTAMPEFLDTITKIDKQFGPFEAAIGHSFGGMCLYNAVSEGFAIKKLVTVGSGDKISDILLNFTNNLKLQPLIAKKMKNLFDKKWDRDIDLHASSVVAKKVDIPTLVVHDSNDGDVLVSNAVSIRQNLQKGSLFVTRGLGHTKILRDQGVTSRIVNFITKNE